The segment CTCAGCAACACATTCTCGCGTAAAAATCTGGACACATCAAGGCGATCCTCTTGCATCACATCAACATCCATCTCGGCAGCGCTGAGTTCGCTCTCCTCTGCGCGAGAGGCTTCACTGGCTCCCGTAAACAGAATCGCGAACTGATCAGAAACAGGAACAGAGACCGGCTCAGAGCATCGGCTACACAGCACTACTGCCGTTGTTGTGAATGCTCCGCTCGCAAGGATGCCGTTGACCTTTCGCTCCAGATGAAGTGTTGCCTCGATCGGAGCGAGCGAAAGCCACAATCCTTGATCCTCCCCCCAGCAGGGTTCTTCACGAACTTCAAGATCTAACCCTTCTGGAGGGATCTGTGACCGCTCTACCAGCATTGCAAACACTCCGTCAAACCCAATCGCATTTTACAAACTGGGCACTTCCAAGTCAAGGAATTTCCTGAAAGAACGGCAACCATTCAGTTACGGGTGGAAAATCTCCCCTAGCCCCTCTTTTCCAAAGAGGGGGACTACCCGTTTCCCCCTTTGAAAAAGGGGGATTAAGGGGGATTTTATAAAAACATATCACATTTTATTTAATGATTTCCCCACTCTCACTGAATGGTTACAAAGAACGGCCGTCTATTCCAGTTTACGCTTAAGATATTTCGCCCCGCCCGACTACGGGAAAGATCCCCAATCGACAGAAAAAGTACGGGATTTCAAGGGCCGCTGATTCGACCGAGTCGGAGCCATGCACAACGTTCTTCTCAATGCTGGCGGCAAAGCTTCGCCGTAACGTCCCCTCGTCGGCTTTGAGCGGATCAGTGGCGCCCATGAGCGTTCGAACGCGGCGTATTGCCCCTTCCCCCTCGAGGACCATCGCTACACAAGGGCCGGAGGTCATGAAATGCGTGAGGCTATCGAAGAACGGTTGGTGCCGATGCACCTGATAAAATCCCTCAGCCTCTTTCTGCGCCAGCCCCACCATCCTCAGCCCACAGACCACAAGCCCCTCCGCCTCAAACCGCCGGATTACCTCACCGATAAGCCCCCTGGCCACAGCATCCGGTTTTACAATTACTAAGGTTTGCTCCATGCTTTCACTCCTTGAGTAAGGGCTGTTAGTGGAGTGCCCCATAAATAGCTTTACACATGCCGTTCGCCCTGAGCTTGTCGAAGGGTCAACGTTTTCAATGCGTTCAGCCTGTGGTTCGACAAGCTCACCACGAACGGACTGTAACGACTTCACTGGGACGCTACGCTAGATGTGAACCAAGGGCTTCTTTTACAGCGGCTCCGATCTCCGCCGGGCTTTGTACCACGGCGATGCCGGCGCGCCGCAGGGCAGAGATTTTCTCTGTTGCCGTTCCTCTCCCGCCGGAGATGATCGCGCCCGCATGGCCCATGCGTCGCTCGGCAGGGGCTGCAAGTCCAGCGATGTACCCGATGACTGGCTTGGACATATGACGCTCAACGAATACTGCCGCCTCCTCTTCAGCGGTACCCCCGATCTCGCCGATCATGAGAATTGCCTCAGTCGCCGCATCATTTTCAAACAGCGCCAGGCAATCGACGAAGGTGGTGCCGATAATCGGATCCCCACCGATCCCAATACAGGTAGACTGACCAAGGCCCAGATGAGTAAGCTGATTGACCGCCTCATAGGTCAGCGTACCGCTCCTTGAAATCACGCCGATCGTACCACGCATGTGGATGTGTCCGGGCATAATTCCAACTTTGGCTTTACCCGGAGAGATAATCCCAGGGCAGTTCGGGCCAATCAAGCGGGTACCAGACCCACGAAGGACACGGGCCACCCGCACCATATCCAGGATCGGGATCCCCTCTGTAATGCACACCACCAGCGGGACCGCCGCATCGATCGCCTCTAACATGGCATCGGCGGCAAAGGCGGCCGGGACAAAGATCATGGCAGCGTTGGCGCCCTCCTTATCCACGGCCTCCCGCACGGAGTCAAAGACAGCAATCCCCTCGTGGCGCACCCCTCCCCTACCTGGGGTGACGCCTGCGACCACGCTGGTCCCGTAGTCACGGCACGCCAAGGCGTGGAAGCTACCCTCCCTCCCGGTAATACCCTGCACCACCAGGCGCGTGTTACTGTCTACTAGAATGCTCATTGGTTGTTAGGAATGTTCAAGGTCCAGGGTTAGAGACAAGGCGCGCAATTTCGATTCTTACTCCTCGATCAGGGACGTTGAACGTTGAACCTTGAACATTGAACCTCGCACGTTAAACCTTGAACATTGAACAGCCCTATCAGCAGCCTCCTGCATGCCGGGCGCGGTGATGAAATTCAGGCCGGACTCGGCAAGCATGCGCTTGCCTTGGTCCACATTAGTTCCTTCCATCCGAACGACGATCGGCAATGTTACATGGAGGGAACGAACCGCCTGAATCACTCCCTCCGCCAACCGGTCACACCGGAGGATCCCCCCGAAAATATTGATAAGCACCACGTTCACCGACCGATCTGAGATCAGGATGCGAAAGGCGTGTTCGATCTGTTCGGCGCTGGCGCCCCCGCCGACGTCCAGAAAGTTGGCCGGCTCACCGCCGATAAGCTTCACAAGATCCATGGTCGCCATGGCCAATCCGGCCCCGTTGACCATGCATCCCACGGTGCCGTCCAGCTTGATGTAGTTTAGTCCGAACCTCGAGGCCTCAACCTCGAGAGGTAACTCCTCGTCCAGATCGCGGAGCGCCTTCAGATCAGGGTGGCGAAAAAGGGCATTGTCATCGATAGTTAGCTTGGCATCCAAGGCCAAGAGGCGACCCTCAGCAGTGACCACCAGGGGATTGATCTCAACCAACGAACAATCTTTCTCCTGATAGAGTCGGTACAAGGCCGGAAATAGCCGAGCAGCTATACTCTGGACCGGCTGCGGCAGCGCGAATCCCAAGACAAGCCGGCGGATGTGGAAGGGCTGAAGCTGGGTGGCTGGATCCACGACAACCCTGATGATCCTCTCCGGATAATTCGCCGCCAGCTCTTCAATCTCCACTCCGCCGGTTCCGCTGGCCATGATCATGGGCTGTGCCGCCCTGCGATCCAAGGCAATCCCGGCGTAGAGCTCGCGACTGATGGTCACCTGTTCCTCTACCAGGATCCTTTTGACCACTCTCCCTTCAGGACCAGTTTGATGGGTTATCAGGCGGGAGCCAATGAGCCGCTGCGTCGCGGCCTCTGCCTCATGTGGTGAGGATACCAGCACGACCCCACCAGCCTTGCCACGTCCGCCTGCGTGAATCTGGGCCTTCAGCACTACGGCGCCGCCAAGCCGCTCGGCAGCACGCCCTGCCTCGACGGACGTCGTGACCACCTCCCCCCGGGGGACAGGCACTCCGTAGGCTGCAAGGATTGCTTTCGCTTGAAACTCATGGATCTTCATAGCTTACCTTAATGCAAAGGAGCGAGCAGATTGCCCTTGTAAAGAACGAACTCGTATCACATAGTATCAACATCCTTGTCAAGCCCAAAGGGGTTTTAGTGTTGACACGCTTTCCCATGCCATGATAGAGGATTGGCGTATATGTGGACAAGAAAAATAGCAGATGGCGCCAGAGCTTCAATCCGGGGCGCCTGAGGATAATGCGACATGCGAAGGCACGTCCGGCTGGGCGATGGACATCGCCTCCACCCATCCATGAGGTTGATCCGTTCGTGGGAGAGCTTTGCCATGGGTACTCGTCTCACGGGCAGGCCGTCCATCTCAGGCATATCCCACCGAAGTGCGGTTCTGGCAATAAGCCGCTCGATAAGCGGGGCGCGCAACTGACCCTTCAGAGCCTGCTCGGGGAAGCGCCGGCCGATGCCACACACTCGCCATCTCACCCGTCTTCAACCTCATCATACCCGCAGGTGAAGGAGAGATCGGAGACCGCTGCCGGGGTGTCTCATGCTCTCGTCTTTGATCTTGAGACGCAGCGGAGCGCCGAGGATGTTGGCGGGTGGGAACACCGGCATCGGATGGGCCTCGCCGTTGGCGTCGTCTACGATCTCGATTGCGCCGAGTTTCGCGTGTATACCGAGCGGCAGGTTGATGCCCTCATCAGCGAGTTGGTCCACGCGCGCCTGATCATCGGGTTCAATCTCCTGCGGTTCGACTACGATGTGCTGCGGCACTATGCCGATGTCGACTGGAACGCTCTACCCACGCTGGACATCCTCGAGTGCATCCACCGGAGGCTAGGGTTTCGGCTGAAGCTGGACCATCTGGCCCAAGAAACCCTTGGAGAGGGAAAGTCGGCGGATGGCCTGCAGAGCCTGGCATGGTTTAAGGCGGGAGACATCGATCGAGTCATCGAATACTGCAAACAGGACGTCCTCCTGACAAAACGGCTCTACGACTTTGGGCGGCAGCACGGGTACCTGCTGTACCGGGACATCCAAGGGCGGGCAGTCCGGCTGCCGGTGAACTTTGATGAAAACTTATATGCACGACAGCCCAGCTAGAGTATAATAAGTTACCTTTGTGATGCGTGCTGTATTGCCGGGAGGGGTCGTGACTCGCAAAACGAGATCACTGGAGGGTTGAATGGTCGTCTTAGACTACAAGCAGATCACGCGAGCCTACGCCATCTTGTCTCCCATGTACGACCTTCTGTTCCAAAGGATCTTTCACCCGGGACGGGTCGCGGCGGTACAGCTTCTTGGGATCAAGCCGAACGATCTGGTGCTCGAAGTGGGGATCGGCACTGGATTGAACCTCCCGCTCTATCCACCAGACTGTCACCTCGTCGGGATCGACTTCTCCAGGCAGATGTTGAGCAAGGCCAGGGAGAAGGTGAAGGAATATGGCATGGAGAACGTGACCATTAAGGAGATGGACGCGTCGAAGCTGGAGTTCCCGGACGCACACTTCGACCATGTGGTCGCCACGTACGTTATCAGCGCGGTCCCGGAACCGGTTCAGGTCCTCCGGGAGATCAAGCGAGTGTGTAAGAAGAACGGGCACATCGTGATCTTGAACCACTTCAAAAGTGAGCACCCGGTTGTCGGCACCTTGGAGGAGTTCGTAGCCCCCTTGTGCGCCCGGCTCGGGTTCAAGACCGACCTGAAGCTCATGCCCGTTCTGAAGGAAGCGCAACTTCACCCTGAGCAGTTGCACCGCGTCAACCTCCTGAATGGATGGAGTCTCGTTCGCTGTCTTAATGAATGATCAGCCACGTTATTCCGCACTACGTCTGGCGATTGCGCTCGCCTCCCTTCTGAGTGCTTTGCTTTTCGCCCCCTGGACCGCCGCACGAGCCGAAGAGCCCAAGGACTTATACGAAATGGAAGTACTGGGCGTGACCGCCGCTCAAGGAGGCGATCAGATCGCCGTACTCCTTCGTAGCAAGGTGCTGAGGCGCGAGCTCACACTCTTCGTCGGACCTTTTGAGGCCCAAAGCATCGCTGTTCCTTTACAGCAGATCACACCTCCACGCCCTTTGACCCACGACCTGATCCTTTCCCTCCTGACGTCCCTTCGCTCTCACCTGCGGAGGATCATTATTAGCGACGTCAAGGAAAATACCTACTATGCCACCCTCTACATCGAGGCCGATGGCAAAGAGATTACGGTCGATAGCCGACCCAGTGACGCTATTGCCCTAGCGCTGCGAGCCGGTGTCCCGATCTACGCCAACAACAAGGCGCTTAATGGCGCGAACTCCAATCAATTGCCCCGGTGATCCTTTCGGCGCGGTGAAACGCATCGATCCCATACTCCGTCAGATCGTCGAAGCGGTCTCCGAAGACGGGGCGCGGGCACACCTCGAGCGTATTATTGGGCCGAGGGATCCGTTTGACGGGCATGCCAGCATGGAAGCCGCTGCCGACTTTATCGCGGAGACCCTCAGGGGATTCGGTCTCCATCTCGTAGAAGAGCGATTCAGGTGCGACGGCCGCTGGTATCGGAATCTGATCGCTTCGCATCCGGGATCGTTTCGCGATGGGCAGGTGCTGGTGGTCGCCCACTACGACACCGTTCGGAATAGCCCTGGCGCCGACGACAATGCAAGTGGCGTGGCCGGACTGATCGAGGTAGCTGGAGCCCTGGCCCGCCATCGGTTCAAGCACGACCTGATCTTTGTCGCTTTCGCCCTCGAAGAGTATGGAAACCCGGGTAGCCTCCGCTACGTAGAGCAGGCCAAGGCCTGTGGCGTCGCGATTGCCGGCGTCTTCGACCTGGAGATGATCGGCTACACCGGCCCGGCTCAAACTGCGCCCCCAGGCGTTCAAACGCCTGCGGCGGGGGATTTCATCGGCGTGGTGGGAAATCGACGATCGGAGGCGCTAGTTTCTCTCTTTAAGGAGACGGCGGCCCTTATTGTTCCATCGCTGCCTGTACAGGCTTTAGTAGTGGAGGGAAACGGCGAAAACCTCCCGCTAGTACGCCAGAGCGATCATGCGCCATTCTGGGACGCCGGTTACCCGGCTGTGATGATCACCGATACCGCCTTCCTGCGCAACCCACATTACCACATGCCTACCGACACCCTCGACACCCTTGATCTTTCCTTCCTCCAACAGGTGGCTGCCGCAACTGCAGCGTCGGCTGCTTTGTTGGCCGGCCTCGCTTAAGACCAGAACCACTACACAGGTTCGACAACCAAGCTGGTGGTTGTCCGGGTCACCGCCGGCAGCGCCTGAATATGATTCACCGTATCCCACAGGACGCTGAGATCCGGGGCCTCGATAAAGGCCACAACATCGATGTTGCCGGTAACGATGTGTGCAAGCTTTACCATTTGTAGTTCCCCGATCGCATCTGCCACCTCTTGTTCCCTGGCCTTGCTAGTTGTGATGAAGACATAGGCGTGAACCATCGACTACCCTCCCGTCAGGCATGCCCTTACCGCTAGCTCCCTCTCCTGGAATAGCGAGCCTCTACTCAATCACATCAGCAGCCAATGAATAGTTCAACATGTTCTCGGGTTAACCAGCCTGAATCACGATACTAAAGGGTGCTAGATGGTTGCCCGGAACTCCTACAGTCCTACACCTCTTCGACGAGCTGGGCCCCCTTTCAGCGGAAGGCTGTTGCAGCAAGCACGACTATTAATGATTACCAGTAAACGCGAAGCCTCGCGGAAGCGTCAAATAGACCAGAAAGAGTAGGCGGAGATTGCCACGTCACGTATAGTGTGGGTATCGCTTGAATGACGCGGCTTCTCCGGGCATTGATCGCGTGGCGCAACGGCGGCTCGAGTAGCAGCGCAGCGAGCCTGCGATACTGCGAATTCTTGTTTAGCGTATGTTACCATAAAAGTGCTTATACGTAGTTTAACATGTGAGAGGAGGTGGATGAGATGAAAATTACAAAGAGGAGCCTAGCTGCCTTGGTGATCGGAGCCCTGCTCCTGACCGGTCTTCTTGGCCTTGCACCGGACCCTGCATCGGCGAGGACAAATTTCCACTTCGGGCTGAACATGGGGATCCCCATGGCACCCTACCCCGGCTATGCGTACCCCTATCCGCCACCCAACGCTTATTATCCGCCGGTCCCGCACTACCCAGCCTATCCCCCTTGCGCGCGGATCTTTATCCCAGGGTACTATGATGGCTATGGCAACTGGGTCTTTGGGTACTATCGGTACGATTGTGGATACTACGGCTATTAGGGCGAGTAGACTGCGCCGGCCATACTCAAGGTGTCACTCGACAGCCAAACCGTAACGTCGTCACGGGAGGTTACTGTGAAACGCGCTATTGCTTTTGTCGCATTGGCGGTTGCCCTTTCGGGATGCGCCAGCCTTGCGATTCGTCCCTGCGATTCGGTTGGAACTCGTGACTCCAAGTATGCCGCGCGGTTCTTTCTTGGCATCATTACCCTCGGCATTTCTGAGTCCGGCATTCAGCATGAGCAGCTTCTCGAAGCCAGTGAGGGATGGCGCTTCTGCCCACCGCCGGTTGCCTGGCAGGGCCCGCCACCGGCCATGGGTACGCCCAGAACGTCTGGGATGCTGGTCAACGCCACCAAATGGACCATCAACGTATATCTGGACGTTGACCCGGACATCGCCGGGATTCCACCTCTTCTGACTATTCGACCAGGCGAATCACGTCAACTCGCGCTAATTGCCGGGCCACACCAAATCGTGGCCAGGACGATCGCGGAGACCGCTGCAGGGGCGGCGCCCGTCGGGCGCTACGAGCGGCGGATCCAGATCGACCCAAGGGATAGAAGCTTTCGCCTTCAGCTTTCCGAAGAGGACTTCAAGCAGATATTATTCAGTCCAGCAGAAGGCAGGTAACCCCAATGCCTCCGTAGCAACCACCGTCTTCAATGAATGACTAATCTCCTCGGGAAGTATCCCAGCCCTCGATTAGGAGTATCGGGAGCTTTTCGGATGATTCACCAGCTACTCGGCGAGATCCGTCTTCCCGGCTTCGAAAGGAAAATGGGGCTGGTAGATCGGGCGATAACCTTCCGGAACCGGGAACGTGAAGGTTACCACCTCGTAGACCCCGGCCAGAGTTCGCGCAATCCCCCAGCTCAACCCCTCCAAGACCCCAACCGTCAGGCCGTACAGTGGTCCATCCTCAAGGGTATCGTAGTAGATCGTCTTCGGTACCTCAACTACGACGCCAAGCCCAGCATTTGTCAGCCCGCGGACCGCCTTCTGAGCAAATCGTGGCGCACCTGACTCATCCGCGAAGACATCCGTGAATGGTCCGCTCCCCACCACTAGTCCCAAGACCGCCATTCCCAGCAGCTTGATTTTCATCGCTCCTCCATTAGAATCACGCCCTTGTTCTAAAACACTATCTGTAACTACTCGGATGTTTAGGCTGAAGGCTATAAATTATTATCTCGCAAGGCACGAATCAAGCTATCCAAGACCTTCCCGGTTGCTAAGACCTTTGGTTCAAGTAGAGCTTAATCCTCGTTGGGCAAGAAGCCCAAATGCTTTGACAATTTTAGTTGATAGCGCAGTTAGCTCTGATTATCCCTAAAAGCCTTCAGCCTTCAGCCGATACCGACCACGATACGATCATCGCCGATTCGGAATTGGAATTCGTTGTTCGATTGTATTCGCTAAGCAGCATTGAGGAATTTGAACACATACAGCGAGGCGGAAGTCCCGACGATGATAACGTCGCCGTCGTCCAGGCGTTTTTCACCTCCGGTTCTATTCTTACCGATGATCGCGCCTTCGAGAAGGGTGCCACAGGCGCTTCCACGGTCAACCAGAAAATGATCCTCTCCACGCAATTCTATCTGGAAGTGTTCCCGCGATACGTTAAGGAGCGGACCCGGATCTCGCAGATACACGTCGTTATTTGGTTCTGAGTGGGCAGCGCGCCTGCTATCGGCAAATTGCGTCGGTATGCCCCGACGGCTTTCGCCGCCGACACGGAATGGGTAGCGGGGAATCTGGAACATCTGTTTTCCGAGGCAGGCCTTTGCCTCCGGTGTAAGGGCTTTGAGGAATGCAGATTTCTCGCTCATCGACGACTCCTTCGGTTGAATATACGTATCGGCTGCGCGTGGAGTAGGCTGCATCATCTTTTACTCCCCTTCCACCTGTTAATCGCTATTCGCGGTCATTCATCGTTCGTCTTTAGGGGATAAACCATCGATCACCATCATTCGGGGGGGGTTACCTTCGGCTCACGTGCGACTGGCTGAGTCTTGCGCTACCTTTACCTGCGCCTGGATCCACGAATAGGTACGAGCGATCCCTTCCTCAAGCGACACCTTGGGCTTCCATCCGAGCGACGCGATACGCGCCTTGCTGAAATTACGGGCCTGCACTCCCACAGGGCCTGGTACGTACTTGATGGTCATGCGCTTGCCGGATGCCTCGATCACCGTCCGCACAAGATCGGCCACCGTCGCCCGATCCTCTCTTCCCAGGTTTACGGGGTCGCCCAGATCCGAGTGCATCAGCGCGAAGATCCCGTCCACCAGATCGTCGACATAGGTGAATACCCGGATGGCCGTCCCTTCGCCCCAGACCTCGATGGTCCCATGGTCCTCCGCCTCGGCGACCTTGCGACAGAGGGCTGCCGGCGCTTTTTCGCGGCCGCCGGTCCAGGTCCCCTCCGGGCCGTAGCAGTTCTCGAAGCGAGCGATGCGCACGTGCATGGGGTGCCGGCGCCCGTAGGCCATTGCCACCCGCTCGGCGTAGAGCTTCTCCCAGCCGTATTCGTTATCCGGGTTGGCCGGGATGGCGTCGTCCTCGGTCACGGGCGGCTCATCGGGCTGCATGTCCCGGTAGATGCATACTGAGGAAGAGAAGAAGTAGCGGGCCACCCCCGCCTCGGCAGCGGCGTGAGTCATGTGGATGTTGATCAGGGCGTTGTTGTGCAGCACCTCGCACTCCGAGACGGAGATGAAGCCCATGCCACCCATGTCGGCAGCGAGTTGGTAGACCTCATCGAAGCTCCCGCCGTCTGACAGAGTCAGGGCCGTCCGGCAGTTCTGGGGGTCGCGCAAGTCCAGCAGCCGGAACGCATCGGCCTGGGTGGGCGCAAACTCGTGGGGCTTGCTGTCCACGCCGCGCACCCAATAGCCCTCGCGCTTAAGCTTCTTCACCAAGTGCCCACCGATGAACCCACCGGCACCGCAAACTAAGGCTCGCTTCATGCTTTGCATCTCCTTTTCTATCTGGTCTATCTGGTCTGTTTGGTCTATCTGGTCTGTTTGGTCTATCTGGTCTGTTTGGTCTATCTGGTCTGTTTGGTCTATTTGGTGCGGAGGTACTTGAGTAGGCCTGAGATGATCATGGCCGTTTTGTTGGCCTGGGTGTACATGTCATCAAATTGCTTCTGATCGACGTACCCTTGATCGACGGCGATGTAGAGGTGACTCTGCACTTCGGCGGCGGAGGACATGGCGATGAATAAGAACTGGATGAATTCTTTATCTGAACGGCGGATGAACCCTTCTGCAATATTGGCCATCACTGACGCCGCTGCTGCCTGAATCTGTCCTGACAGCCGGAGGTCTTTCTTAAAGGCCCCATCCCGGGTGGCCGCGTAGACCGTCCGGACCAGGCTTCTTGCCTCCTGCCAACACTCCAGGTCTTCGAAGCGGGTGAGTTTCATGGCTCATTTGGTCTGTTTGGTCGGTGACGAGATAGACGGAATAGACGAAATGACCAGATAGACCAGAGAGTAGCGCTCATGGGAAATCCGAGCGCGTCGAGGCGCTAGCCTGCGGACGTCTGAGGAGAAGGAGCCTTGACGCCAGCGCCAACAGGAGGACGAAGAGGATCGCGTTCGCGAGGAGGTGGAGGTTAAAGTCGAAGGCGCTATGGACCAGCATGGCCACAAGCCCGGCCAGCAGACCAAGTCCGATTCCCCGTGTGTGCGTTCCCTCATGCCGGGACCACCCGTTCAGCAACTGTATCCCGCCCCACAGCAATGCCAGCGCAAGGATAGCCATCAAGGGCACCCCCCCTTCGGCGAACGCCTGCAGGTAGTCGTTATGGGCGAAGTCGTACTCGTCCTGATCGACGAGAGGCCCCTTGTAGAGCGGAAAGGCCCAGATGTAGGTATCAAGACCGGTGCCGCTCCAGCGAAAGTCATGGCCCAGACGCAACGTATCCTGCCAGATGAGAACGCGACCGTGGAAGGAGGGATCGTCGGTCCCGAGCTGGATAATCGCGAAAGTCTGCAGGACCCTATCCGGGTTCAGCCAGAAGGCATACGTCAGTCCCAACGCCACAAACGAGACCAGCATTCCCAATAGCTGCTTGCTGCGTAACCGCCGGGACGAGAACAGGACGGCCATGAAGAGGATGGAACAGAAGAAGCTGAACAGTCCTGCCCGTGATCCGGTCAGCAGCAGGGCCACAGACATGATGAGCCCCCCAAAAAAGGCGAGCAGTGATCGGCTCGCCTGGGGGGTGCCCCAATGAAGTAACCGGCTCCGCCAGTCCCATGTACCATCGGATATCGGCCGTCTGTTCGCCACGATATAGCCGATAGTCAGAGGGATCACCATCTCCATGTAGCCGGCAAAGTGATTGCGATTGACGTATGGGCCAAAGAGGCTGCCTCCCTGGGTGAGCTCCCGAACCCAGTACAGCTTCCCGTTCCCGGCGAAATGCTGAATTATTCCGAAGAGGGCCAACCCGAACCCTGTAGTCATCACGACGCGAACAATTCGATCGACCTGGTCACGGGTCTGCAGGTGGCTCACGGCAACCCAGAAGACGAGCGCTAAGGCCAGCATTCGCACAAGCGCCTGTCGGGTTGCGTACGGCACAAGCGAGAGCGTGTGCCATGAGGCTGCGAGATGGCTGTCAAACTCCATTTGCTGATAGATGGCAGCGGCCTTTGGCGAGATGAGGCGGATCACCTGAAGCGGAAGCGGGATCACCTGAAGCAGCCCAAAGATCAGGACCAAGAGCCAACAGAGGTTCATGGCCGTTCGCTCGATTCGGATTCCGCCATCGCTCAGCATGGCGAGTCCCCACACGAGCGCGATCGTGAAGATCATCACCTCTGCAATGGCAATCGACCAGAGCTCGACGGTCCCGAAGGCCAGTGGCGTGAGGACGATCAGACCATACAATCCGACCTCGACGAAGCGGTCGGCCATGAGAGCATATCGGAGCTTGATAAGCTTCCATGGTGAAAGGGCAGGGCTATCGATCGAGGGGGGAGGGGTGGGGAGGGGGTGCAATGTCCGGGCTTTCATGTCCATGGGCACACGTCACACCGCGACCACGTCATCGGCATCGATCTCAACCGATGCGCCTTGGCAAATGAGGCTGATAGCGATGACGAGACGCGCTCTGGTGGCCTTCCTAACCAGGAACCCACGGAGGCCATGGAGGGGGCCGCGTCGTACCTCGACCGGCATCCCAGGCTCAAGGAAAGGGTATGGATCAACGGGGAGGGTGCTGGTGACCAGGCGTCGCACTCCCTCGATCTCGGCCTCGGCGATAGGCACGTCGTGGCCGCCCACTGCCAGCACCTCTACGACACCAGGGGCACTCACTACTCGTACCCGATCCTGCCAGGCGAAGCGTACGAAGCAATAACCGGGGAACAATGGGAATTGGACCTTCACCGTACGGTCTTTCCATCGACTCCGCCGATCGATGAGCGGAAGAAACGCTTCGATGCCTTGGCGATCGACCTGAGCCCACACTCGTTTCTCATGCCGGGAGCGGGTACGGAGCGCGTACCACTGCGGAACCGTCACCATCATACCTCCAGCCACCGCTTCGCCATCTTATTTGCAGGGCACGATCGTTGGGCTAGTCAAAAAATGCTAAATGGCTTCAACGTTACTGAAATCTATCAGGCTGATCCATTATATTGGCTATATATTATAATAGGTTACTATCTAGCGTCAAATATAATGTGGAGAGTCAATACCAGAGATTGACAGCGCAATCCATCAATCCCCCCTACCCTATTATCACAGGATGATGAGGGGAGATTTGGTAAGATATGCTTCAGACGCCGTATGTGATGGGGGTGGTGCGGGAGTGCATATCGAGGGGATTCGAAACCTGGATCACTTCACGTGATGGGAGGATCAGGCAGGTCAGCTTGTTGCCATAGACACAGGCCGTATCGATGCCGATCCGGTCGTCCTCCATCAGGACTTCTCGCATCGGTGTATGGCCGAACACAACCGTCTTGGGGAACCGACCTGGATACGCGTAGAACTCTTCGCGAATCCACAGGAGGTCGCTCTCGCCTTGCTCCTGCAGCGGCATCGCGGGCCTGATCCCGGCGTGGACGAAGAGATAGTCCTGCGTCTCATAGTACGGCCTTTGGCGGTCTAGAAAAGTTAGATGTGTCGCGGGGATCCCGCGGAGCCCACCGTAGCTTTCCAACGTCGCGGTACCGCCGTTATACAGAAATAGGGGCCGCTGTTGTCCCTGAAGAAAATCAAGAAACATGCGCTCATGATTACCCATGAGGAATGTGTACCGACCCTGCAGGGTCAGCAGGTAATCAATGACCCCCTTTGAATCCGGTCCCCGATCAATGTAATCT is part of the Candidatus Methylomirabilis limnetica genome and harbors:
- a CDS encoding exosortase system-associated protein, TIGR04073 family, with the protein product MKIKLLGMAVLGLVVGSGPFTDVFADESGAPRFAQKAVRGLTNAGLGVVVEVPKTIYYDTLEDGPLYGLTVGVLEGLSWGIARTLAGVYEVVTFTFPVPEGYRPIYQPHFPFEAGKTDLAE
- a CDS encoding O-antigen ligase family protein, translated to MDMKARTLHPLPTPPPSIDSPALSPWKLIKLRYALMADRFVEVGLYGLIVLTPLAFGTVELWSIAIAEVMIFTIALVWGLAMLSDGGIRIERTAMNLCWLLVLIFGLLQVIPLPLQVIRLISPKAAAIYQQMEFDSHLAASWHTLSLVPYATRQALVRMLALALVFWVAVSHLQTRDQVDRIVRVVMTTGFGLALFGIIQHFAGNGKLYWVRELTQGGSLFGPYVNRNHFAGYMEMVIPLTIGYIVANRRPISDGTWDWRSRLLHWGTPQASRSLLAFFGGLIMSVALLLTGSRAGLFSFFCSILFMAVLFSSRRLRSKQLLGMLVSFVALGLTYAFWLNPDRVLQTFAIIQLGTDDPSFHGRVLIWQDTLRLGHDFRWSGTGLDTYIWAFPLYKGPLVDQDEYDFAHNDYLQAFAEGGVPLMAILALALLWGGIQLLNGWSRHEGTHTRGIGLGLLAGLVAMLVHSAFDFNLHLLANAILFVLLLALASRLLLLRRPQASASTRSDFP
- a CDS encoding M20/M25/M40 family metallo-hydrolase translates to MARTPINCPGDPFGAVKRIDPILRQIVEAVSEDGARAHLERIIGPRDPFDGHASMEAAADFIAETLRGFGLHLVEERFRCDGRWYRNLIASHPGSFRDGQVLVVAHYDTVRNSPGADDNASGVAGLIEVAGALARHRFKHDLIFVAFALEEYGNPGSLRYVEQAKACGVAIAGVFDLEMIGYTGPAQTAPPGVQTPAAGDFIGVVGNRRSEALVSLFKETAALIVPSLPVQALVVEGNGENLPLVRQSDHAPFWDAGYPAVMITDTAFLRNPHYHMPTDTLDTLDLSFLQQVAAATAASAALLAGLA
- a CDS encoding four helix bundle protein, translated to MKLTRFEDLECWQEARSLVRTVYAATRDGAFKKDLRLSGQIQAAAASVMANIAEGFIRRSDKEFIQFLFIAMSSAAEVQSHLYIAVDQGYVDQKQFDDMYTQANKTAMIISGLLKYLRTK
- a CDS encoding NAD-dependent epimerase/dehydratase family protein, with the protein product MKRALVCGAGGFIGGHLVKKLKREGYWVRGVDSKPHEFAPTQADAFRLLDLRDPQNCRTALTLSDGGSFDEVYQLAADMGGMGFISVSECEVLHNNALINIHMTHAAAEAGVARYFFSSSVCIYRDMQPDEPPVTEDDAIPANPDNEYGWEKLYAERVAMAYGRRHPMHVRIARFENCYGPEGTWTGGREKAPAALCRKVAEAEDHGTIEVWGEGTAIRVFTYVDDLVDGIFALMHSDLGDPVNLGREDRATVADLVRTVIEASGKRMTIKYVPGPVGVQARNFSKARIASLGWKPKVSLEEGIARTYSWIQAQVKVAQDSASRT
- a CDS encoding Lrp/AsnC ligand binding domain-containing protein, which encodes MVHAYVFITTSKAREQEVADAIGELQMVKLAHIVTGNIDVVAFIEAPDLSVLWDTVNHIQALPAVTRTTTSLVVEPV
- a CDS encoding FHA domain-containing protein gives rise to the protein MSEKSAFLKALTPEAKACLGKQMFQIPRYPFRVGGESRRGIPTQFADSRRAAHSEPNNDVYLRDPGPLLNVSREHFQIELRGEDHFLVDRGSACGTLLEGAIIGKNRTGGEKRLDDGDVIIVGTSASLYVFKFLNAA